The stretch of DNA TCAAACTCATCTCCGGTTAGTTCCTTAATAGACCGTTTAGCAAGATCCCTAGTCTCAGCCATACAATTAGCCTCTGTTAATATCGTTGCTCCTTTGCCGCCAACTGAATCAATATTAATATGAAGAACACAATTTTCGTGAAGGTCTTCCCAATGTTCATCACAATACAAAGCAGAACCTGCATAACGGCCATGCGAGTGGCCAGACCAGAAGGCAAGCTTTAAGCTGCGACGAAGATTGTCTTTATTTAGGGCAAGTATTCGTGCAACTTCCAACATCGTTGCATTTGCTGTTCCATTATCCATTACCCCATAATGCCATGAATCAATATGGCCGCTAAATAATACAAAATGATCATTCTCGTCATTACCTGGAATCTCAGCAGTTAAAGTTGGAATTTTTCTCCATCTAGTATCAACCTTAGTTTTTAGCCATCCTTGACAATTGGTGTGATTTTTTACTGTGCTTTTCATCTTTTGTCCATCATGAAAATTGACCGATACAACCGGAATCTTTGGCAAATTGTCATAAGTATGAGTTGTTGGGTTTCCCCATACTGGTGAAACGATCATTTCATGCGTATATTCAGCATTTATAAAGATAATTGCTTTTGCTCCTGCTTGCTGAGCTTGAAGTACCGCTCCTGGAATAGCGAGACCATCTAGCAGGACTATTTTTCCGCTAACTGGATTTTTTTGATAGTCTACACTTACTGACTTACCTGAATACACAATTTCCCCTTCTAACCCTGTTTCATCCGTAGAAACGGCCATTGAATGAGTAATGGCAGGAAAGCTTTGACGGTTAACCTTTAGCTCCGTTTTTCCTGGAAGACTAATGTAAGCATCATTAAATGTTAACTCTGTTGTTAAGCCAAATTCTTCAAGCTTTGATTTTGCATAATAAAAGGCACGGAGCTCTTCCTCCGTTCCTGATAGACGAATTTCTGAAGCAACGTTTTGAGTATATTCCATTAATAGATCCTGATTTACTTCCTCAAGCATTTGGCTTTTAATAGATTCTAAATTGACCTTCATCAAAAATCCCCCTATTGGTTAATTTGCTAACTCCTTGATCAACAAAGCTAATAATGCACTTCTTTTCGGCATTTGAGAAATAATGATATGTTCATTAAGAGCATGTGCCCCGTCACCAACTGCACCTAAACCATCCAGGGTTGGAGCAAACGGTGCTGTAAAGTTCCCGTCACTTCCTCCACCTGTTTCTTTCTCTTCCAATTTAAAACCCAGATATTCCTGGGCCACTTTCTTTGCCATGTTAAAAAGTGAAATAACTTGATCTGTTCGTTCAAATGGCGGTCGATTAATACCGCCGGCTACACTAACTTCAACACCAGTGGTACTAGGCTTAAGATTTTTGATGATTGGTATGATCCGGTCAAATTCTGCTTTCGTTTTTACACGTAAATCGATATCTGCTTCCGCTTCTGCTGCAATCACATTCACGGTTGTTCCACCTGTGATTTTGCCTACATTGACGGTGGTTCCTTTGCTATAATCAGTTAATTCATGTAAATAAGTTACTTGTTTGCTTAATTCAAGAATAGCGCTTATTCCTTTTTCAGGTTCCACTCCGGCATGAGCTGCTTTACCTTTAACATTTAGTTTGAATATTCCTACACCTTTTCTAGCAGTCTTTAATGCGCCTTGCCTCGATATTGCTGGTTCTAATACCAACACGTATTTACTTTTTTTTGCTTCTTCTTCTATTAGTTTTTGAGAGGATGGGCTTCCCAACTCTTCATCAGATGTACATAGAAAAACGACCTTTTTGTTTAATTTTGCATTTGTTTCTTTTAGTGCTTGCAGTGCATATAACCCCTGGACAATACCGCCTTTCATATCAAAGACTCCTGGTCCATAGGCAATATCTCCTTCAGTTTTAAAAGGAATTTTTTCTAGAATATCCCCTTTTTGCCAAACTGTATCATAGTGTGCCAGGAGCAGAATTTGTTCGTCGCCATGTCCAAATTCCCCTCTGACATGATTACCAAAAAGCTCATTTTGAATAATGGATGATTTCCCAGAAGTTAATTCTTCAAATAATTCAGCAATGAAAATCGCCAGTTCATCAGCTAATTCTTTATCACGAGTAGGTGATTCTTTTTCTACTATTTGTTTTAATGTCTCAAGCATCTCTGCTTGATTTTCCTTTAGAATTTCGACGAGCTCGTTCATAGTAGCCCCCTTTTCTGATTCTAATTTATTGAGAAGATTGTGAACCAACATCCCAATCATAGCTCTGCTTAAAGATTTCCAAAATCAACGAAGACTCTATCGATTCAATACCATCGATTGGGCTAATGCCATTCTTCATAACCCGATAAAGTTCCTCATTCGAGGACGTAATTACTTCCACATATAAGTCATAGACACCCGTTGCGGCGGCTACAAAGCGGACCTCTGGAATCGCAACTAGTTTTTTTATAACATGGTCTAATTTCTGATGACGCACCTTCATTCCAAAGATGGTCACACTAGGACTTCCTGTCTTAAATGGATTGACTACACCTACAATTTTAAGAATTTGGTTTTCTATCAGTCTTTGAACTCTGTTTCTTACGGTCCCGACAGTAACACCTAGTTCCTCTGAAATGTCAGTATAGGAAGTTCTACCATCCGTTTGTAACCTTTTAATGATGTCGAAATCTAGTTCATCCAAATTCAGCGGGGCTTCTTCAACCTTTTTAATGGAACTCATCCTCCTTTAAAAATTCAAAATTTTCATTTAATTACATAATAAATTATAAATTTTTCAATATCAATTATTATTTTTATATTATTTTCAAAAAAATCAGCTCCAAAAACTAGAGCCGATTTACTATTTTCATATATTTAGTCGATTCTTGCCCGAAGCTTCCTTTCAGTTCCATTATATCCAGTGAAGGAAAATGCTCCTTTATTACATGGCATTTGTTGTTTATCACTTCGTTTTTCCCTGTCCGTTATTTTACAGTATTGGTTCCGAAACATCATGTTTATACCCCTACCCGATCCGAAGCAATTCTCTTTATAAATCATTAAGGTTTTCTTCATTTGATTTCAATAAAACTACCCCTGTTTATTCCGACTAATCCTTGCACATTATTGGAGTTTAGACTTATTAAATAGTTTTTCTTTTGCCAACCATGCTCCTCCAATCACCCCTGCATTATTGCCTAGTGTGGCAGTAACAATCTCTATACCTTGTGCCACTCTCGGAAACGCAAATAAAACAAAGTCCTCTTTTAAAGGTCCCAACAATGCATCACCCGCTTTCGAAACACCGCCTCCAATGACAATTTTTTCAGGATTTAAGCCATTAGCTAAATTCGCCAGAGCCAATCCTAAATGGTGGGCAACCTGATGAATGACTCTCTTGGCGAGTTCATCCGCTTCGTTTGCAGCATCAAAAACTTGTTTGGCAGTTATTGTTTGATGCTTCTCATAATAGTCTCCTAATTGACTTATATCATCGCCACAAGCTAATTCCTCTATTGCTAAGCGGACAATACCTGTTGCGGATGCTACAGTTTCCAAACATCCCGATTTCCCGCAATTACACGGTGAACCGTTTTTAGGAACAGATGTCATATGACCAATTTCACCACCGGCTCCATTTACACCATGCACAACCTCTCCATTAACGATAATTCCGCCTCCAACACCCGTTCCTAATGTTACACAGATTAAGTTTTTAGCCCCTTTGCCAGCACCTTTCCACATTTCACCTATTGCAGCAATATTAGCATCATTGTCAACAACTACCGGCAACGATGTTTCCCGCTCGAGAATAGCTTGTAAAGGGAAGTGCTCCCAGCCCAAGTTAACAGCCACTTCAATGGAACCGTCCTCCGCATTAACAGGACCCGGGGCTCCAATTCCGATACCGATTAGTTGGTTTTTTGTTTGATTTAATTCTGTTAACTTTTGATCTATCGATCTTATAATAGAAGTGGGGATATGTCGGCCGCTATCTCTTTTGTCCGTATCAATTTCCCAGCTATAAAGGATATCGCCATTAAGACTGATAAATGCCATTTTAATTGTCGTACCACCTATATCAACACCAACTAACCATTTTTCTTCCATAACCATTCACTCTCTTCCCCAATATATTTGTGATTTTCTTACCCTAAAAAGTACCTAAAATCTACTTAGATTTATTAAGATTCTTTATTTATTTCTACAAAAGAGGCTCCTCAATTGAGAAGCCTCTTTTCATATATTTTATTTTACAGCTACTGCTGTTTTTTCAATATTTATCCATTGACCTTTTTCAGCTGATTCAAGGATTGCATCTGCGATTAATTCAATTTGGTAGCCATCATTGAAGTTTGGTGAAAACTCTGTATCTTCAGCAATTGCTTTAAACAAATCATATGTTTCAATGATTTTTGTTTCGCCGTAACCAATACCTAGAGCAGGGATTGGCCATAATCCTTCACCATAAGGAGTGGCAGGTCCTGTATAAACCGTTCTGAAGCCTTTTGCATCGCTTGGATCATCAGCGAAGCAAACTTGAAGCTCGTCACGGCGCTCATAGTTAAAGTATAGAGAACCTTTTTCACCGTGAATTTCAAAGGTTAGGAAGTTGTTACGCCCCCATGCATTACGTGTTGCTTCAATCGTTCCAATAGCACCATTATCAAACTTAACCATGGTAATCACTTCGTCGTCTACATCGACTGCCGCTTTTGGTACATCATTTCCACCGGTTTTCACTGTGCCTAATTTATCAATACCGCCAGTTTGAACTGGTCTTTCTGGAATCCATGTTCTTGTCATCGCATTTACATCTGTAATTTCACCAACAAGGTAACGGGCAAAATCAACTACGTGTGTTCCGATATCACCTAGAGCACCAGAACCAGCGATTTTCTTTTGGAAGCGCCATGATAATGGTGAATTTGGATCAGCAGACCAGTCTTGTAAATACGTTCCACGGAAGCTTAGAACTTTTCCAATTCTTCCTTCCTCAATATATTTTTTCGCAAGCGCAACCGCCGGTGTTCTTCTGTAGTTGAAGGCAACTGCATGTTTTACACCTGCTGTTTTTACTGCTTCTAACATTTCCTTCGCTTGTTCAGCACCTAATGACAATGGTTTTTCGCAGATAATATGTTTACCAGCTTTTGCTGCTGCAATTGCAATTTCAGCATGCGTATTATTTGGAGTAACAATATCAATAACATCAATTTCCGGATCGTTAACAACAGCTCTCCAATCTGTCGAATAATTGTCAAATCCTAATCTTGCTGCTGCGTCTTTTGCTAATTGTTCGTTAACATCTACTACTGTATGACGGTGAGGGATTGCTGGTGCTGGCCAGAAAAACATTGGCATTCCTGCATATGCAAGAGAATGCGCTTTCCCCATAAAGCCTCCGCCAATCATACCTACGTTTAATTTTTTCATTTTAAGTTCCTCCCTAGATTAATAAAATTTTTATAATAGTGCTGCAGAAATCGTATGTTTCTGCGACTAATTTTCTCTAAGTTTTATTTAGCTGTTTTATAATTCTGTATCTACGACATTAATTATTAATATTAAGCTTGATTTACTTTTTCAAATTGAGTTATTTAACCAGCCTTTATCGTTACCATTGATATGCAGATTTGAAAAACAGATAGAAATCCCTTTAAGAGGATCCTCAATACAAGATTTTCCTTGATAGGACTAAAAGGATGAAGAATAATAAGATCTCCTTCTTGTCCTATAAAAGGTTTTTCTTCAAAAAAAAATTCTCCACACCCCTGTTGAATATATATTAACTCTGTATAATCATTATCGGAATGCTGTTTAAACCAATTAGGACTATTTTCATTTATTTCTCTTATAGTAAAAAACCGAGGAGTATTTAATAGAATAGAGGATTTCCCCACACTGCATGTCCCCTTATAGTAACTAGTTATAAAAATTAAAAGCTCAGCGGGCAAAAAGATTTATTGCTATACCAGCAAATAGAAAAGCGAGTATCTTAGAATGTATATATGCCCGCAAAGGTTATAGGGTGTTAGTTATACACTTGCTACCGAGCCGCCATCCACTCGAAGATTCACTCCGTTAATGTAAGATGACTGACTTGATGCTAAATAAACGACTGCTGAAGCCACTTCTTCTACTGTGCCAGGTCATTTTTACTTCAATATGAGGGCGATTCTCCTTTAGAAATGCCTGCACGGCTTCATCAAAGCTGATATTCTGCTCCGCTGCGGAATCATTTAACAAGTTCTCTAATAATGGTGTCATGATAAATGCAGGGGAAACGGTATTGACTAAAATTCCATTCGCTGCATACGCTTTTGATAAGCTCTTTGAAAAATTGTTAAGTGCCGCTTTGGAAGCATTATAATGCGGTATTAACGCATCAGGCTGCTCTGCGCATTCAGAAGAAATATTGATGATTCTCCCATATTCCGCCTTTTTCATATAAGGGATAACAGCCTTTGTTACTCGTACGGCGCCAAAAATATTGACTTCAAAAAGCTTCTGCCAGTCCTCTATTTCCAAAGATTCAAAATCATCGAATCTATTAACAACACCGGCATTATTAACTAAAATTTCAATTGTTTTAAAGCAGTTAACCGTTTCAGACACAAGGCGCTCTACATCTTTCTGGTTTGATAAATCTGCTTGTACGGCAATCACCTTTCCTCCAACTTGTTCGATCTCATTTCTTGCTTCAGATAATGCCTCTAATCCTCGGCCACAAATTACAACGTTAGCTCCTTCTGCTGCTAAAGCCTTTGCTATTGCTTTCCCTATTCCCTTACTGCCTCCTGTTACGATGGCCGTTTTATTTTTTAATTGTAAATTCATTTCTGATCATTCCCTTATTTAGTAAATTCTCCAAAAGATTCTATCGTTCGTAATGTTCTAACTTAACCTAACGTAATGTTAAATTATTAATACTATAAGAAAAGGATTAACTCTTGCTCACACATAAGTAGAGAGTTAACCCTTGTCCTTTTTTACCAAACTTTCAAATTAAGAAGTGACTTTTGAGTCTTAACTCTGTTGGGGGGCAGATGCCCACTGAGGTTACGTTTCACCCTACTAGGGGTCAGACCCTAACTCAATTAACGCTTTACTTTGAGTTAGGCACCTTTTATTTCGGTCGCTTCAAATAGTTGTACTTGGATTGGTTCGCTTATTAGTCCTGGGACAGCATGGATAAAGTTTTGGAAATAAGCGGTTGCTTCATGAACGTCAATTGCCGCTTGATCCTTCCACACTTCTACAAACACAAAGGTATTGGCCTGTTCTGGATGTTCATAATATTGATAGCTAATATTGCCTTCTTCCGCTTGAGATGGTTCCGTTACTAGTTTAGCTTCGTCCAGGAATGATTGGCGATGCCCTGGATCCACTTTAAAATACGCATGAATGATAATCATCATCTATAATTTCCACCTTTATACTCAATCTCTTTTATGATATTGCTCCAACAATTTCTTTCATATGTTCGATAGATTGCTTCGTGAAGTCATCAAAAATAGTAGATTCACCTCGAAGGCCTGATGCTACGTAAGGATTTGACACGGCAGGAAGGAACTCCATCGTAATATAGCCCTTATAACCTAGTTCTTTAAGTAGCGAAATGACTGGTCTAAAATCCGTTTGCCCTAGTCCCGCTGCTTCCCTTGTGTTATCAGCAATGTGTACATGGGCAAGATAACGGGAAATTTTCTTTATCGATTCAGTCATACTTCGTTCCTCTATGCTCATGTGGAACAGATCAGCCATAATCCCTACACCTTCTACATTAACTTCCTCAACAAAACGTAAGGCTAATGTCAGGTTATTAACTAAATAGGTCTCATAACGATTTAATGCTTCAATTGCCAGGGTGATTCCTTGTTCCTTAGCGTATAGCCCCGCCTCTTTCACACTCAAAACGGCATTATTCCATTCTTCTTCAAGAGTCGTTTCTGGACCAAGTTTGCCAACACGTGTAGGAACGACAATAACGGTTGAGGCATTTAATGTTTTCGCTAAATCAACCGAATTTTTTACATATTCCACTGCATTTTTTCTAATTTCATCGTTTGATGAGGAAAGATCTCTTTCAGGAGTATAAATTCCACAAATGGTACTGCATTCCAATTCATACTTTTTTAAAAGTTCTTTGGTTTCCTCAACATCAATGGAATATGGCTCTCCTGCTAGTTCGACACCCTGATAACCATATTTCTTCAGCCTTTTTAAGCTATCTTCTAAGCTTTCATTTCCGAATATCCATTGTGTGGCACTATAATTGAACATTCTATAATCGCTCCCCATACTTAAATTTTGACAATGCGAAATAAATGAAAGGGATAAAAACGACTTTATCCCTTTCATTCTCTGGAAAAATCCTCAATTCATTTATTAATCAATTTCAACTAAGATTTTAATAGTGTCTTTGTTTTTGTCTGCCTCTACAATACCTTCTTCTAATTGATCTAATTTAATTGTCTTACTGAAGATCGCTTTTGGATTAAATCTCTTTGATGAAAGTAATTGAATCGCTTTAGTCCAAGTTCCATAAGTACCTGCATATGAACCTACAATGGTAAGTTCCTTACTAAAGATTTCAAATGGCTTCACATCTAGTGTTGCATCAGCAGGGGCTGCACCGTATGCTAAGATTGTCCCGCCTTTTCTAACCATTTGGAAAGCTTGTCTATAAGTTGGCATTGCTCCAACTACTTCGAATACAACATCAGCACCTCTTCCTTCCGTCGCATGAAAGACTTCTTGAATAGGGTCCTTTTCTGATGCATCAATAACAACGTCTACTCCCAGTTCTCTTGCTTTCTGAAGACGCGCTTTGTTCATTTCCGAAATAATTACCTTGCTTGCTCCATTTAACTTTGCCATAACAGCATGCGCCAGACCCATTGGACCTGCACCAATAATCGCGACGATATTTCCCATGACTACATTTGCCCTCTCTTGCCCGCGAATAACACAAGCTAGCGGTTCAATGTAAGCACCTTCCTCCCAAGACATTCCTTCTGGTAACTTATAAGTATTATTTTCCGGCGCTTTTACAAATTCAGCAAATGCTCCGTTTGTATGAACACCAAGTTGTTTAATGTTCTCACAGAAAAGCTTTTGGCCTGTACGGCAATAATAACAATTTCCGCAGCTAATATTAATATCAGCAGTTACTCGATCACCAACTGCTACACTGGTAACGGAAGCTCCTATCTTGACAACTTCCCCAGCAAATTCATGACCTTGGATTAATGGCATAGGAGCAGGGAAATGACCGTTGTAAATATGTGGGTCTGTTCCACATATTCCACAAGCTTTAACCTTGATGAGAACCTCGTTATCGTTAATTTCTGGAACAGGTACCGTTTCAATTTTTAAGTCATGTGCTGCATAAGTTACTGCGGCTTTCATTTCTTTTTGATCAAACCCGGAATCTGTACCTTGATTGTTAACTAATGTGTTCTGAGCCATATTATTCTTCCTCCTTAAATAATTTTTTTAGGAAAATGATTGACTCTTCTGTATATTGATCATAAAACTCTTCACATCTTGTTCCAATAAATGGATCTGCAAACGGAGGCAATAGCTCCATCGTTAAATATCCGCTATAGTTAATATCGCGCAAAGCCTGAGCGATTGGCTTAAAATCGATATGTCCCCTGCCTGGTGCCGCTCTATTACTGTCAGCGATGTGAAGGTGATATAATTTATCTCCAACCATTCTGATGGTATCCGCAATATCGACTTCTTCAATATTCATATGATACGTATCACCCATAACTCCTACGCTTGGCAGATTAACACGATTAACCAGTTCAAGTGATTGCTCTAATCGATTGATTAAATAGTTTTCGTAGCGATTCCATGCTTCTACTGTCAACCTGACACCATGTTCTCCTGCATAAATACCAGCTTCGCATATTCCTTCCTCAGCCCACTTTAGCTCAGTTTCTCGATCGGCCTCTCCATAAATTTTCATACAGGCAGTTGGAGTCAGCGAGATTCCTTTTGCTCCGATTTTGCTGGCAAAATCGACGCAGCTTTTTAAATAATTGACTGCATTTTTTCTAATATTTTCATTGCTAGAGACTAAATCTCTTTCAGCATTATAAATGGCACAAATTGTGGAAGCTTCAATATTATATTTAGCCAGTAATTCTTTAATGCGGTCAGCATCCATTTGTTCTGGCTCACCAACAAATTCCACACCGTTATAACCAAATTTGGCGAGTCTGGCAATACTAGTTTCAATATCTTCTCCTGCATATACTAGCGTGTTGTAAGAGTACTTAATCATTCGAACATCTCCTAATCACCAATTTTAATAGTCTATGAACTTCCCCTAGATTTCACATTCTTTAAATAGAGACCGCAATTAAAAGCGGCCACTACCTGCGTTTTTAGTTCTTTTAGATGAAGTTTGTTATCTACTTTCCTAGCTGCTAATTGATGTTTATTTTGCTGCGTTTTGAATAACTTCTGGGGCATCTTGGCGATATGCCATTTTCCAAACCTTTAAGACATTTTCTTGTGTTACTTTCATCGCTGGAACAACATAGAATGGTTCTAATTGCTTACCAAGTAATGAATATCCAGCAACAAGGGCTTGGGCAGCTCCATTTTCATAAGGTAACTGTGCTCCAAGACCTTTTACATTTCCTCCAGAAGCAATTTGAAGCGCTACATTCGTTCCCAAATCAACTGTAGTAATGACTAAATCATTTTTCCCTACTGTACGAGCTGCAGCAAGTGTTCCTTCCGCTGGTACATCCCAAATCGCAAAAATGCCATCTAAATCTGGGTTTCTTGCTAACATACCAGAAGCTACTTTT from Neobacillus sp. CF12 encodes:
- a CDS encoding M28 family metallopeptidase, encoding MKVNLESIKSQMLEEVNQDLLMEYTQNVASEIRLSGTEEELRAFYYAKSKLEEFGLTTELTFNDAYISLPGKTELKVNRQSFPAITHSMAVSTDETGLEGEIVYSGKSVSVDYQKNPVSGKIVLLDGLAIPGAVLQAQQAGAKAIIFINAEYTHEMIVSPVWGNPTTHTYDNLPKIPVVSVNFHDGQKMKSTVKNHTNCQGWLKTKVDTRWRKIPTLTAEIPGNDENDHFVLFSGHIDSWHYGVMDNGTANATMLEVARILALNKDNLRRSLKLAFWSGHSHGRYAGSALYCDEHWEDLHENCVLHINIDSVGGKGATILTEANCMAETRDLAKRSIKELTGDEFEGSRFGRAGDQSFWGPGVPSLFMGLSEQPQSNNPASEAFSQLFGAGKAGGFGWWWHTTEDTLDKISPENLARDCKIYLSIVYEACTTEILPVNQLAAVEELETCIKDYQSKTNGHLNFSITNNRIEELKNNLIQFGSLLKTTPTEPQVTHANKTLKHLSNILVPLNYVKGDIFNHDTALKQPPIPLLANCEKLADLEVGSHQYHLVLTELKRNLNKVNYALLEAIRTINLAVEQINN
- a CDS encoding M20 family metallopeptidase, with translation MNELVEILKENQAEMLETLKQIVEKESPTRDKELADELAIFIAELFEELTSGKSSIIQNELFGNHVRGEFGHGDEQILLLAHYDTVWQKGDILEKIPFKTEGDIAYGPGVFDMKGGIVQGLYALQALKETNAKLNKKVVFLCTSDEELGSPSSQKLIEEEAKKSKYVLVLEPAISRQGALKTARKGVGIFKLNVKGKAAHAGVEPEKGISAILELSKQVTYLHELTDYSKGTTVNVGKITGGTTVNVIAAEAEADIDLRVKTKAEFDRIIPIIKNLKPSTTGVEVSVAGGINRPPFERTDQVISLFNMAKKVAQEYLGFKLEEKETGGGSDGNFTAPFAPTLDGLGAVGDGAHALNEHIIISQMPKRSALLALLIKELAN
- a CDS encoding Lrp/AsnC family transcriptional regulator; this encodes MSSIKKVEEAPLNLDELDFDIIKRLQTDGRTSYTDISEELGVTVGTVRNRVQRLIENQILKIVGVVNPFKTGSPSVTIFGMKVRHQKLDHVIKKLVAIPEVRFVAAATGVYDLYVEVITSSNEELYRVMKNGISPIDGIESIESSLILEIFKQSYDWDVGSQSSQ
- a CDS encoding ROK family glucokinase, yielding MEEKWLVGVDIGGTTIKMAFISLNGDILYSWEIDTDKRDSGRHIPTSIIRSIDQKLTELNQTKNQLIGIGIGAPGPVNAEDGSIEVAVNLGWEHFPLQAILERETSLPVVVDNDANIAAIGEMWKGAGKGAKNLICVTLGTGVGGGIIVNGEVVHGVNGAGGEIGHMTSVPKNGSPCNCGKSGCLETVASATGIVRLAIEELACGDDISQLGDYYEKHQTITAKQVFDAANEADELAKRVIHQVAHHLGLALANLANGLNPEKIVIGGGVSKAGDALLGPLKEDFVLFAFPRVAQGIEIVTATLGNNAGVIGGAWLAKEKLFNKSKLQ
- a CDS encoding Gfo/Idh/MocA family oxidoreductase, giving the protein MKKLNVGMIGGGFMGKAHSLAYAGMPMFFWPAPAIPHRHTVVDVNEQLAKDAAARLGFDNYSTDWRAVVNDPEIDVIDIVTPNNTHAEIAIAAAKAGKHIICEKPLSLGAEQAKEMLEAVKTAGVKHAVAFNYRRTPAVALAKKYIEEGRIGKVLSFRGTYLQDWSADPNSPLSWRFQKKIAGSGALGDIGTHVVDFARYLVGEITDVNAMTRTWIPERPVQTGGIDKLGTVKTGGNDVPKAAVDVDDEVITMVKFDNGAIGTIEATRNAWGRNNFLTFEIHGEKGSLYFNYERRDELQVCFADDPSDAKGFRTVYTGPATPYGEGLWPIPALGIGYGETKIIETYDLFKAIAEDTEFSPNFNDGYQIELIADAILESAEKGQWINIEKTAVAVK
- a CDS encoding AraC family ligand binding domain-containing protein; amino-acid sequence: MGKSSILLNTPRFFTIREINENSPNWFKQHSDNDYTELIYIQQGCGEFFFEEKPFIGQEGDLIILHPFSPIKENLVLRILLKGFLSVFQICISMVTIKAG
- a CDS encoding putative quinol monooxygenase, with amino-acid sequence MMIIIHAYFKVDPGHRQSFLDEAKLVTEPSQAEEGNISYQYYEHPEQANTFVFVEVWKDQAAIDVHEATAYFQNFIHAVPGLISEPIQVQLFEATEIKGA
- a CDS encoding sugar phosphate isomerase/epimerase family protein; this translates as MFNYSATQWIFGNESLEDSLKRLKKYGYQGVELAGEPYSIDVEETKELLKKYELECSTICGIYTPERDLSSSNDEIRKNAVEYVKNSVDLAKTLNASTVIVVPTRVGKLGPETTLEEEWNNAVLSVKEAGLYAKEQGITLAIEALNRYETYLVNNLTLALRFVEEVNVEGVGIMADLFHMSIEERSMTESIKKISRYLAHVHIADNTREAAGLGQTDFRPVISLLKELGYKGYITMEFLPAVSNPYVASGLRGESTIFDDFTKQSIEHMKEIVGAIS
- a CDS encoding zinc-dependent alcohol dehydrogenase family protein translates to MAQNTLVNNQGTDSGFDQKEMKAAVTYAAHDLKIETVPVPEINDNEVLIKVKACGICGTDPHIYNGHFPAPMPLIQGHEFAGEVVKIGASVTSVAVGDRVTADINISCGNCYYCRTGQKLFCENIKQLGVHTNGAFAEFVKAPENNTYKLPEGMSWEEGAYIEPLACVIRGQERANVVMGNIVAIIGAGPMGLAHAVMAKLNGASKVIISEMNKARLQKARELGVDVVIDASEKDPIQEVFHATEGRGADVVFEVVGAMPTYRQAFQMVRKGGTILAYGAAPADATLDVKPFEIFSKELTIVGSYAGTYGTWTKAIQLLSSKRFNPKAIFSKTIKLDQLEEGIVEADKNKDTIKILVEID
- a CDS encoding sugar phosphate isomerase/epimerase family protein; translation: MIKYSYNTLVYAGEDIETSIARLAKFGYNGVEFVGEPEQMDADRIKELLAKYNIEASTICAIYNAERDLVSSNENIRKNAVNYLKSCVDFASKIGAKGISLTPTACMKIYGEADRETELKWAEEGICEAGIYAGEHGVRLTVEAWNRYENYLINRLEQSLELVNRVNLPSVGVMGDTYHMNIEEVDIADTIRMVGDKLYHLHIADSNRAAPGRGHIDFKPIAQALRDINYSGYLTMELLPPFADPFIGTRCEEFYDQYTEESIIFLKKLFKEEE